A window of Ignavibacterium sp. contains these coding sequences:
- a CDS encoding efflux RND transporter periplasmic adaptor subunit, with product MANGKSKSKKKLFIFGGLGLLLVILVVVVLTAGSKEDIVLVTTEKVEKRTITQTVAATGTIEPEFKVVITPEVTGEIIELPVKEGDQVRKGQLLIRIKGDQYKAQKEQLEAGLQSAKASLKIREAELQKITSDYNRIKELHAKNLASDSEKETAEANYLTAKASYDAAVANVLQSEARLKEVLESLYKTTIYSPMDGIITSLNVELGERVLGSGFTQGTEIMTVSDLKNIEAVVEVDENDVILISKGDTAIVKVDAFKDKEFKGVVTQIGNSAKTKGLGTQEQVVNFEVRIKLLNPDDKLRPGMSCTADIQTETVSDVLAVPIQSVTIRSKTPEKAMEEGEEVVERKSNGKNDKPKEIVFIVADGKAKAVEVTTGISDADYIEIKSGLKGGEDVVSGSYRAISRELQDGSKVRVEEKRKTAVTKK from the coding sequence ATGGCTAACGGAAAATCTAAATCGAAAAAGAAACTTTTTATTTTCGGTGGATTAGGATTATTGCTCGTAATCCTGGTCGTTGTGGTTTTAACTGCCGGAAGTAAAGAAGATATAGTTTTGGTTACAACAGAAAAAGTTGAGAAACGAACAATCACTCAAACTGTCGCTGCAACTGGTACAATTGAACCAGAATTTAAAGTAGTAATTACTCCCGAAGTCACCGGTGAAATTATTGAGTTACCGGTTAAAGAAGGTGATCAGGTTAGAAAAGGTCAATTGTTAATTCGTATCAAAGGAGATCAGTACAAAGCGCAGAAAGAGCAGCTTGAAGCAGGTTTACAATCTGCAAAAGCGTCGTTGAAAATAAGAGAAGCTGAACTTCAGAAAATTACCTCTGATTATAACAGAATTAAAGAACTTCATGCTAAAAATTTAGCAAGTGATTCTGAGAAAGAAACAGCTGAAGCAAACTACCTAACAGCAAAAGCTTCATATGATGCTGCTGTAGCTAATGTTCTTCAAAGTGAAGCAAGATTAAAAGAAGTTCTCGAATCACTTTATAAAACTACAATTTATTCTCCGATGGATGGAATTATTACATCACTAAATGTTGAATTGGGTGAGAGAGTTCTCGGAAGCGGATTTACGCAGGGTACAGAGATAATGACTGTGTCAGATTTAAAGAACATTGAAGCAGTAGTTGAAGTCGATGAAAATGATGTTATCTTAATTTCAAAAGGTGATACTGCAATTGTTAAAGTTGATGCTTTTAAGGATAAAGAATTTAAAGGAGTTGTTACACAGATTGGCAATAGTGCAAAGACAAAAGGATTAGGAACACAGGAGCAGGTTGTTAACTTTGAAGTAAGAATTAAATTACTGAATCCTGATGACAAATTAAGACCAGGAATGTCCTGTACAGCAGATATTCAAACGGAAACAGTTTCAGATGTTTTGGCTGTTCCGATTCAAAGTGTTACTATAAGATCAAAAACTCCGGAGAAAGCAATGGAAGAAGGCGAAGAAGTTGTTGAGAGAAAGAGCAATGGTAAAAACGATAAACCAAAAGAGATTGTTTTCATTGTTGCAGATGGAAAAGCCAAAGCAGTTGAAGTTACAACCGGAATAAGTGATGCTGACTATATTGAAATTAAATCAGGACTTAAAGGCGGCGAAGATGTTGTATCAGGAAGTTATCGTGCAATATCAAGAGAACTTCAGGATGGTTCTAAAGTTCGCGTTGAAGAGAAAAGAAAAACTGCAGTTACCAAAAAATAG
- a CDS encoding TolC family protein gives MITNFKYLFLIILISGLSFAQTKITLKDAIQLALQKNTILNQAENNILSQESGVTAAYGNFMPSLSGFASWGWDRNEQAGSIRYINGIPFNIPKITSETRSYIASVNSDVTLFDGLSNIANLSAANNNLNSTRLYVEFLKQQTVINTITRYYNLMTQMALLKVREENVKKQEINFKTIEEKNRLGAATLADLYQQQVELGNAELQVINQNLEVQKAKNNLLIFLGLDVTGDYTFETDFTLREESILTTDLEEDYKNIQERISDAYNNRLDYKSKLYELEGSLNQVTIARSGHFPRLTGSLGFSSYSNKFDELFKSKTYSVGLNLNIPIFSGFSVSNRVQIAEVQSMNKELEVRELERKIKQEINESYLSLIAAKKSLSVSEKNVKAAEERLKIEQERYNLGSGKLLDLLIANSSFITAKTDYVNAQYSYIIISDQIKYYLGILDITKYE, from the coding sequence TTTGAAAGACGCAATTCAGTTAGCACTACAGAAAAATACAATTCTCAATCAAGCTGAAAATAATATATTGTCACAGGAATCCGGTGTAACAGCAGCTTACGGAAATTTTATGCCGTCATTAAGTGGCTTTGCTTCCTGGGGTTGGGATAGAAATGAACAAGCCGGTTCGATTCGTTACATAAATGGAATTCCTTTTAACATACCTAAAATCACAAGTGAAACAAGAAGTTACATCGCTTCCGTAAATTCTGATGTTACTTTGTTCGATGGACTTTCAAACATTGCGAATTTATCAGCGGCAAACAATAATCTGAATTCAACAAGATTATATGTTGAATTCCTAAAACAGCAAACTGTTATAAACACAATTACAAGATATTATAATCTTATGACTCAAATGGCATTATTAAAAGTCCGTGAAGAAAATGTTAAAAAGCAGGAAATAAATTTCAAAACGATTGAAGAGAAAAACAGACTTGGAGCTGCTACTTTAGCTGATTTATACCAACAACAGGTTGAACTTGGTAATGCTGAATTACAGGTGATAAATCAGAATCTTGAAGTTCAGAAAGCAAAAAATAATCTTTTAATATTCTTAGGTCTTGATGTTACTGGTGATTATACGTTCGAAACTGATTTTACTTTACGCGAAGAAAGCATACTAACAACAGACCTTGAAGAAGATTATAAAAATATTCAGGAAAGAATAAGCGATGCATACAATAATCGACTTGATTATAAAAGTAAATTGTATGAATTGGAAGGTTCATTGAATCAGGTTACGATAGCACGTTCGGGGCATTTTCCAAGATTGACCGGCTCACTTGGATTTTCTTCTTACTCAAACAAATTTGATGAACTGTTCAAATCAAAAACATACTCAGTGGGATTGAATTTAAACATTCCAATCTTTTCAGGATTCTCAGTTAGCAATCGTGTTCAGATAGCTGAGGTTCAATCAATGAATAAGGAACTAGAAGTAAGAGAACTTGAAAGAAAAATTAAACAGGAAATTAATGAATCATATCTTTCTCTGATTGCAGCAAAAAAATCTTTATCTGTAAGTGAAAAGAATGTTAAAGCAGCTGAGGAAAGATTAAAGATTGAACAGGAAAGATATAATCTCGGCTCAGGTAAATTGCTTGATTTACTGATTGCAAATTCATCATTCATTACTGCTAAGACTGATTATGTTAATGCGCAATATTCATACATCATAATCAGTGATCAGATAAAATATTATCTGGGAATTCTTGATATAACTAAGTACGAATAA